TTCAAACGCTTTTTCGATGCCAAGTTCACTGCCTTTAAGTGCGACGGAGATTTCGTATAAAACCCGAAGCTCTTGATAACGTGGGCAATCTTTGATGGGGCTGATGCAAATCGTATCCACAGGCTCTCTCCTCAGTTTTGATGAATGGCAACGTATCGTAGTATAATTAACTATACTATGATAGTATACTGCTTAGTAGAAGAACGATGAATCACAAAAGTGCCTCTTTATTGAACAATTCGCTATTCGAGGCAATATTTTCTTTTGCACTGAGCTCATAGGGTTCAATTTTAAAGACAGAGACGGCTTTGCCATCGTGTGTGGAGCGATACTTTTCGATCAAACTTCCCGAGAGTTGGTGCTTATAGTAGTGTGGCGTGTATTTATCCAGCAATTTTTGAAGCACTAAAGAGGACTCTTCGGCGTCCATCACTTTATCCGCCTCGCCAAAAATGATCACACTGCGATACGCCGTATCGGCATGACAGGGAACAGGGTCGACGACGGTGCCGTATTCATAGAAGATGGTGAAGCAGACGGAAGGTTTTTGAAGCAAAATGCTCTCTTTTTTACCACTTCCCATGCCATGAAAGTAAACAGCACCCTTGTGCCATACGTAATTCACAGGCGTGGCGTAAGGGAAATTTTGCTCATCCACCATCGCGCGTCTCGCTCAAAAAGGCTTCAATAATCGCTTCATCGGTACAAATTCTCTTGGTATAACAAATTGTGTGCATATTTTTTCTCCTCGTGATGGAGGGATTTAGCTTTACATGTAAAGACAAAATCCCTCTGTTTTTCTACCAAACGTTGAGTAACCACTCTTTGTTTCGTTTGTATTCCATATCGCTAAACAGTGTATTGGCGATCTCTTCCGCAAGCCAAATCGCCCCTGCATAACCCACAATAGGATGACGATACAATCCAGCGCGATCAAAGGTTGGAAAGCCCACGCGCACCATCGGGATGTTATTGTCAATCGCGGTAAATCTACCTTTGGAATGCCCCATAATAAGATCAAGCTTTAAGCCTTTGTTTTTGATGCGATCTTCAAGTTCCCAAAGGTCCGCATTGGTGATGATCTCCATATCAAAATCTACTTTGGATTGAAGATTTTTGATGCGCGCATCTTTTTTGTAGCCTGAATTATCATCGCCCAAAAGAAGGAGTATGGGTTTCATCTCC
Above is a genomic segment from Sulfurospirillum halorespirans DSM 13726 containing:
- a CDS encoding pyridoxamine 5'-phosphate oxidase family protein, whose translation is MVDEQNFPYATPVNYVWHKGAVYFHGMGSGKKESILLQKPSVCFTIFYEYGTVVDPVPCHADTAYRSVIIFGEADKVMDAEESSLVLQKLLDKYTPHYYKHQLSGSLIEKYRSTHDGKAVSVFKIEPYELSAKENIASNSELFNKEALL